In the genome of Deinococcus deserti VCD115, one region contains:
- a CDS encoding Crp/Fnr family transcriptional regulator produces MDLLDTLKHSPLFQRVPEDAVREAARVVTPRNFQAGDTVLEQDAQGEALYLLTSGAVRVSRVSLGSRERVMGDVYAPGVIGETAVLASVGERSATVVALTDVTTLMLYRDHFSQILRRHPLVLWNLSAMLAQRITHLNDELIAFGLNTEAALAHVFTHQHRQRVQAGIPSPEVLPLGTQDIMQRISASRETVSRVMRKMERQGLLKVSNQTVVLLDVHALEQSSLDEADNE; encoded by the coding sequence GTGGACCTGCTGGACACTCTGAAACACTCCCCCCTTTTCCAGCGCGTGCCTGAAGACGCTGTGCGTGAGGCGGCCCGTGTTGTCACCCCCCGGAATTTCCAGGCGGGTGACACCGTTCTGGAACAAGATGCCCAGGGAGAAGCCCTCTACCTGCTCACCAGTGGTGCCGTGCGGGTCAGCCGGGTCAGTCTGGGCAGCCGTGAACGGGTCATGGGTGATGTCTATGCCCCGGGCGTGATCGGCGAGACTGCCGTTCTGGCCTCCGTGGGCGAACGCAGCGCCACCGTTGTCGCGCTGACTGATGTCACTACGCTGATGCTCTACCGCGATCATTTTTCGCAGATCCTGCGCCGTCACCCCCTGGTGCTCTGGAACCTCAGCGCCATGCTGGCCCAGCGCATCACCCACCTCAATGACGAGCTGATCGCCTTCGGCCTGAACACCGAAGCGGCCCTGGCCCACGTCTTTACGCATCAGCACCGGCAGCGTGTGCAGGCTGGGATACCGAGCCCGGAAGTTCTGCCGCTGGGAACCCAGGACATCATGCAGCGCATCAGCGCCAGCCGTGAGACCGTGTCGCGTGTGATGCGCAAGATGGAACGCCAGGGTCTGTTGAAGGTCAGCAACCAGACTGTGGTACTGCTGGACGTGCACGCCCTGGAGCAAAGCAGCCTGGACGAGGCGGACAACGAGTAA
- a CDS encoding acyl-CoA dehydrogenase family protein, with translation MDFTLNDEQRQLQQLARDFARREIIPIAAEYDQKEELPWQVVEKAFEVGLLNPTIPEHAGGLGLGMFDECLIGEELAYGCMGIYTVLMASELGIAPLLIGGTEEQQQRFLGPLTEKAGLAAFALSEPNNGSDAAAMHTTAVLDGDEWVLNGTKMWISNGGLAEITVVFATTDRQGGHKATVALVVPKDAPGFSYNKIKHKMGQRASLTSELVFENVRVPRENQLGGLGDGFKIAMKTLDKTRIPVAAGSVGIARRAMDESVKYAKEREAFGKPIAQFQAIQFKLAEMAMGIETGRLMYQKAAWLVDQGQPHGYESAIAKAYCSEMAFDAANEAIQVHGGYGYVGEYPVEKLLRDVKLNQIYEGTNEIQRVVISRHLLR, from the coding sequence ATGGACTTCACCCTGAACGACGAACAACGCCAGTTGCAGCAACTCGCCCGTGATTTTGCACGCAGGGAAATCATTCCTATCGCGGCCGAATACGACCAGAAAGAAGAGCTGCCCTGGCAGGTCGTCGAGAAAGCGTTCGAGGTCGGACTGCTCAACCCCACCATTCCCGAACATGCCGGGGGGCTGGGCCTGGGGATGTTCGACGAGTGCCTGATCGGTGAGGAGCTGGCCTACGGCTGCATGGGTATCTACACCGTTCTGATGGCCAGCGAGCTGGGCATCGCGCCGCTCCTGATCGGGGGCACAGAGGAGCAGCAGCAGCGGTTCCTGGGCCCCCTGACGGAGAAAGCAGGGCTGGCCGCCTTTGCGCTCAGTGAGCCGAACAACGGTTCAGATGCCGCTGCCATGCACACGACCGCAGTGCTCGACGGTGACGAATGGGTCCTCAACGGCACCAAGATGTGGATCAGCAACGGTGGTCTGGCCGAGATCACAGTGGTGTTCGCCACGACCGACCGGCAGGGCGGGCATAAGGCTACGGTCGCCTTGGTTGTCCCCAAGGACGCGCCGGGCTTTTCATACAACAAGATCAAGCACAAGATGGGCCAGCGGGCAAGCCTGACTTCGGAACTCGTGTTCGAGAACGTTCGCGTTCCCAGAGAAAACCAGCTGGGTGGACTGGGGGACGGCTTCAAGATCGCCATGAAGACCCTGGACAAGACCCGCATTCCGGTGGCGGCGGGCAGCGTCGGAATTGCCCGGCGCGCGATGGACGAAAGCGTCAAATACGCCAAGGAACGCGAGGCGTTTGGCAAACCCATCGCACAGTTCCAGGCCATTCAGTTCAAGCTGGCCGAAATGGCCATGGGCATCGAAACGGGGCGCCTGATGTACCAGAAGGCCGCCTGGCTGGTAGACCAGGGCCAGCCCCACGGGTATGAAAGTGCGATTGCCAAGGCCTACTGCTCGGAAATGGCCTTCGACGCCGCGAACGAAGCGATTCAGGTACACGGGGGTTACGGCTATGTCGGTGAGTACCCGGTGGAGAAGCTGCTTCGTGACGTCAAGCTCAACCAGATCTACGAGGGCACCAACGAGATCCAGCGTGTCGTGATCAGCCGCCACCTGCTCAGATAA
- a CDS encoding fumarylacetoacetate hydrolase family protein, whose protein sequence is MRLVRILHQGQARWGQLQQDTVLLSSGMGEAPTGETVPFDPAALLAPAEPSKIVCVGRNYLDHIRELGNDTGDLPKEPGIFLKGPNTLAEPGGTVVRPDWTDNFHFEGELALVMGKQARNLSPETALDHVAGFTCGLDLTARDLQKTDLQWFRAKAADRFCPLGPWLETDFNPADVQVQTRVNGETRQNGRTAQMIFPVVDILVYITRFVTLEAGDVVLTGTPDGVGALQSGDKVEVEVEGIGVLTTLIG, encoded by the coding sequence ATGCGTCTCGTCAGAATTCTTCATCAGGGGCAGGCCCGCTGGGGTCAGCTGCAGCAGGATACGGTACTTCTCAGCAGTGGAATGGGGGAAGCACCGACCGGAGAGACCGTACCGTTTGACCCGGCTGCCCTGCTCGCGCCTGCTGAGCCCAGCAAGATCGTGTGCGTGGGCCGCAACTACCTGGACCACATCCGGGAACTCGGCAATGACACCGGCGACCTTCCGAAAGAGCCGGGGATTTTCCTCAAGGGGCCCAACACCCTGGCCGAACCCGGCGGAACAGTCGTGCGTCCGGACTGGACTGATAACTTTCATTTCGAGGGCGAACTGGCCCTGGTCATGGGCAAACAGGCGCGTAACCTGAGCCCAGAGACCGCCCTGGACCACGTTGCCGGCTTTACCTGTGGTCTGGACCTGACCGCGCGTGACCTGCAGAAGACCGACCTGCAGTGGTTCCGGGCCAAGGCCGCAGACCGGTTTTGTCCGCTTGGACCGTGGCTGGAGACCGACTTCAATCCAGCTGATGTCCAGGTTCAGACCCGGGTCAACGGTGAGACGCGCCAGAACGGGCGCACAGCCCAGATGATTTTCCCTGTCGTGGACATTCTGGTCTACATCACGCGGTTCGTGACGCTGGAAGCCGGAGATGTGGTGCTGACCGGCACCCCTGACGGGGTCGGGGCCCTGCAAAGCGGCGATAAGGTTGAAGTTGAAGTCGAGGGCATTGGAGTGCTGACCACGCTCATAGGCTAA
- a CDS encoding ABC transporter ATP-binding protein, whose amino-acid sequence MRVVTLSPATSHPPVLHARNLRHGFAGTDVLHGVSLEVWPGEVVAVTGPSGSGKSTLLHLLGGLDIPQQGEVWWADERADTLDTQTRAQRRAGRVGLVFQHHYLLEDLSVLDNVLIPCRLAGQDHPGRARELIARVGLQGREASLPGVLSGGERQRVAVARALAARPAVVLADEPTGSLDRANAETVAALLVSLAREEGAGVLLVTHDDRLAAYADRTLHLLDGQFTDA is encoded by the coding sequence ATGCGCGTCGTGACGCTCTCCCCGGCAACATCCCATCCGCCTGTCCTGCACGCCCGGAATCTCCGCCACGGTTTTGCCGGAACGGACGTATTACACGGGGTCAGCCTGGAGGTGTGGCCTGGCGAGGTCGTAGCGGTCACCGGCCCCAGCGGCAGCGGCAAAAGCACCCTGCTGCACCTGCTGGGCGGGCTGGATATTCCTCAGCAGGGCGAGGTCTGGTGGGCAGACGAACGGGCCGACACGCTGGATACCCAGACCCGTGCGCAGCGGCGGGCCGGGCGGGTCGGGCTGGTCTTCCAGCACCACTACCTGCTGGAGGATCTCAGCGTGCTGGACAATGTGCTGATCCCCTGCCGGCTGGCCGGTCAGGACCACCCAGGCCGGGCTCGGGAGTTAATTGCCCGGGTGGGCCTTCAGGGCAGGGAGGCCAGTCTTCCCGGCGTCTTGAGCGGCGGGGAACGCCAGCGCGTGGCGGTCGCCAGGGCCCTGGCCGCCCGACCGGCGGTTGTGCTGGCTGACGAACCGACCGGGAGCCTGGACCGGGCCAACGCTGAAACGGTCGCGGCCCTGCTGGTCAGTCTGGCCAGGGAAGAGGGCGCGGGCGTGCTGCTGGTCACCCACGATGACCGGCTGGCAGCCTACGCCGATCGCACCCTGCATCTGCTCGACGGTC